From a region of the Paenibacillus sp. R14(2021) genome:
- a CDS encoding CotH kinase family protein — MSGEGLPTRKITIAKADLQRLEENVWSNEFATVKLELNGEEIDAKLRFRGGHTRNYPKKSYEIHYGNNQILHWNAEFDDPSMIRNALSFHFFNSMGVPSPTTKHMWLEWNGYPHGVYLEIESVDSTFFRKRNISSRALIYAINDKANFSLIDPDTAEKKESLFEGYRVMKGTDYTRKRLVRFVRDINQLPGRSLRTYMAKRLDISLYLKWLAGAVLTGNYDGFDQNYALYEHKTTGKYRIIPWDYEGTWGRNCYGRLCGSDLVDVKGYNMLTRKVLSYKACRRAYRKILARLLVSKFTLSAIEPVIEALYEKLTPAIRDDFTRKWPFRSFEAEPELFRSYINERRAIIIAELKTWKD, encoded by the coding sequence ATGTCCGGGGAAGGACTGCCTACTCGCAAGATAACGATTGCGAAAGCCGATCTGCAGCGGCTCGAAGAGAACGTGTGGAGCAATGAGTTTGCAACTGTGAAGCTCGAATTAAACGGCGAAGAGATAGACGCCAAGCTGAGGTTTCGCGGAGGCCATACACGGAATTATCCGAAGAAGTCCTACGAAATCCATTATGGAAACAATCAAATTCTGCACTGGAATGCAGAGTTCGATGACCCGTCCATGATCCGCAATGCGCTCTCCTTCCATTTCTTCAATTCCATGGGCGTGCCTTCGCCGACTACGAAGCATATGTGGCTGGAGTGGAACGGGTATCCGCACGGCGTCTACCTGGAGATTGAATCTGTCGACTCCACCTTCTTCCGAAAACGGAACATCAGCTCGCGCGCGCTCATCTATGCGATTAATGATAAGGCGAACTTCAGCCTCATCGATCCCGATACCGCGGAGAAGAAGGAATCGCTGTTTGAGGGCTACCGCGTCATGAAGGGCACCGACTATACCAGAAAGCGTTTGGTCCGCTTCGTTCGCGACATCAATCAGCTGCCGGGGCGCTCACTCCGCACGTACATGGCGAAGCGGCTTGATATTTCCTTATATTTGAAATGGCTCGCAGGTGCCGTATTGACGGGAAACTATGATGGGTTTGACCAGAACTATGCGCTCTATGAGCACAAAACGACAGGGAAATACCGGATTATACCGTGGGATTACGAGGGGACTTGGGGTAGAAACTGCTATGGAAGACTATGCGGCAGCGATTTGGTAGACGTGAAAGGCTATAACATGCTGACCCGCAAAGTATTGTCCTATAAAGCGTGCCGGAGGGCGTACCGCAAAATTCTTGCCAGACTGCTCGTGAGTAAATTCACGCTCAGCGCAATCGAACCCGTCATTGAGGCGCTGTACGAGAAGCTTACGCCCGCCATCAGGGACGATTTCACGCGCAAATGGCCCTTTCGCTCATTCGAAGCGGAGCCGGAATTGTTTCGCAGCTACATCAACGAGCGCAGGGCCATTATTATTGCAGAATTAAAAACGTGGAAAGATTAG
- a CDS encoding DUF2642 domain-containing protein, giving the protein MKQRHPLLDRFVELDISGKTLPIRGKLIDLGQDILVIHNGTQFLYIPLLHLQQLRLAKSETQEIDVPDLPFEPQNDPISYRKVLMNAKGMFSEIYITGNQSIHGYLTSVMNDFFVFYSPVYHSVIVSLQHLKFLIPYNPNVTPYTLTPEQFPLKPSPITLARTFDQQLRKLIGEFVILDLGENPSKIGVLKSLDQNMIELSTAGGNAVYLHFDHVKTVHLP; this is encoded by the coding sequence ATGAAACAACGCCACCCTTTATTAGATCGATTTGTAGAATTGGATATTTCAGGGAAAACACTCCCGATACGCGGTAAGCTCATTGATTTGGGTCAAGATATTCTCGTTATTCATAACGGTACACAGTTCCTCTACATTCCGCTTCTTCATCTGCAGCAGCTCCGCTTGGCGAAAAGCGAGACGCAGGAAATTGATGTACCCGATCTTCCGTTCGAACCGCAGAATGACCCCATCTCTTACCGTAAAGTGCTCATGAACGCCAAGGGGATGTTCTCCGAAATTTATATCACAGGAAATCAGTCTATCCACGGGTATTTAACGAGCGTGATGAATGATTTCTTCGTTTTCTACTCGCCGGTGTATCATTCCGTGATCGTGTCACTGCAGCATCTGAAGTTTTTGATCCCCTACAACCCGAACGTTACGCCGTACACGCTGACGCCGGAGCAATTCCCGCTTAAACCGTCACCCATCACGCTTGCCCGCACCTTTGATCAACAGCTACGCAAGCTGATCGGCGAATTCGTTATTTTGGACCTTGGCGAGAATCCAAGCAAGATCGGCGTGCTCAAGAGCCTCGACCAAAATATGATCGAGCTGTCCACGGCGGGCGGAAACGCGGTCTATCTACATTTTGATCATGTGAAGACGGTGCATTTGCCTTAG
- the cysK gene encoding cysteine synthase A, translating into MPRVVDNVTELIGETPVVALNRMQEKGAAQVLVKLERFNPSGSVKDRAASALIAAGEAQGLIQPGATIIEPTSGNTGIGLAMNAAAKGYKLILVMPDNMSKERIGLLKAYGAEVELTPAAERMPGAIKRAFELQAVRPGSFIPNQFENEANPDIHRVTTAREILRQTEGRLDVFVATAGTGGTITGTGETLKAALPELYVAVVEPQGSPVLSGGKPGPHKLVGTSPGFVPSILNTSVYDEIVQVSDEAAIDTMRRLAREEGLLLGPSSGAAVWAAMEQARRIGSGGRVLCIAPDSGERYLSMNLF; encoded by the coding sequence ATGCCCCGCGTTGTTGACAATGTAACGGAATTAATCGGGGAGACGCCCGTGGTGGCGCTGAACCGGATGCAAGAGAAAGGTGCTGCGCAGGTCTTGGTTAAGCTGGAACGATTTAATCCAAGCGGCAGCGTGAAAGACCGCGCAGCCTCGGCGCTGATCGCCGCAGGCGAAGCACAAGGACTCATACAGCCTGGGGCGACTATTATCGAGCCGACCAGCGGAAATACGGGCATCGGCCTTGCGATGAACGCTGCGGCCAAAGGCTACAAGCTCATACTCGTCATGCCTGATAACATGTCGAAGGAACGTATCGGACTGCTGAAGGCCTACGGCGCCGAAGTCGAATTAACGCCCGCGGCTGAACGGATGCCCGGCGCAATCAAGCGCGCGTTCGAGCTGCAGGCGGTACGTCCCGGCAGCTTCATTCCGAATCAATTCGAGAATGAAGCAAACCCGGACATTCACCGTGTCACGACCGCCCGGGAAATCCTACGCCAGACGGAAGGCCGGCTGGACGTATTCGTGGCTACAGCAGGTACGGGCGGCACGATTACAGGCACCGGCGAGACGCTGAAGGCCGCGCTGCCCGAACTCTATGTCGCGGTCGTAGAACCGCAGGGATCGCCTGTGCTGTCGGGCGGCAAGCCGGGTCCTCATAAGCTGGTCGGCACAAGTCCCGGCTTTGTCCCGTCGATCCTGAACACGTCCGTCTACGACGAAATTGTTCAAGTGTCAGACGAGGCCGCAATCGATACGATGCGCAGACTTGCCCGTGAAGAAGGGCTGCTGCTTGGACCATCGTCCGGCGCAGCCGTCTGGGCGGCGATGGAGCAGGCCCGCCGGATCGGATCGGGCGGGCGAGTGCTTTGTATCGCGCCGGACAGCGGCGAGCGATATTTAAGTATGAATTTGTTCTAA
- a CDS encoding ArsB/NhaD family transporter: MAVVLFTCTIPFTVWRPQHLFPILPSTAGAVVLIAAGIVPSEQLIPAANIVSGAAITILASCPMSILLDSIGFCTRVRH; encoded by the coding sequence TTGGCCGTCGTCCTATTCACATGCACGATTCCTTTCACCGTTTGGCGCCCCCAGCATTTATTTCCCATCCTTCCTTCAACAGCAGGAGCCGTCGTTCTTATTGCAGCCGGCATCGTACCTTCCGAGCAGCTCATTCCTGCCGCCAATATCGTCAGCGGCGCCGCGATTACGATCCTCGCTTCCTGTCCGATGTCAATTCTGCTGGACAGCATCGGCTTCTGCACGCGGGTCCGGCATTGA
- a CDS encoding MFS transporter produces MEQGKHAAKPRRFAGGDSAKMRTVSSDSGSKRNYTERSLDGQAMLLLAVQAMLGTANALSGTFLPVYLWKASQSFAVIGWFNFVQFVVSGLTFWLAGKWVKEHNKMNSLRLGVALSGLFYFVVLLLGKSAVTYVVPLGMLIGLGNGFFWLAFNVVYFEVTEPGNRDRFNGWAGLLGSGAGIIAPWISGWLITANKGERGYTIIFTVSAVIFALAVVLSFWLKKRQTDGTYKWLYGIRQLRQSGNPWRYAVPAIICQGVREGVYMFFVGLLVFLATKNEGKLGNFSLITSIMALFSFWMIGRLLTPQRRRTAMLIGALMITAVTAVLFWPLSYRTLLIFGIGTALFIPLYIIPMTSTVFDLIGSNEESAKQREEFVILREAGLTVGRMVGVTAYLIVLPYMERSPYVVPGLMVAVGAFPILGWWLMRRLLGHTIQRNSKAST; encoded by the coding sequence TTGGAGCAAGGTAAACATGCCGCGAAGCCGCGTCGGTTTGCAGGCGGAGACAGTGCTAAGATGCGTACGGTTTCAAGCGATAGCGGCAGCAAACGAAATTATACCGAGCGTTCGCTGGACGGTCAGGCTATGCTGCTGTTGGCCGTGCAGGCAATGCTGGGGACGGCCAACGCACTATCCGGCACCTTTTTGCCGGTCTATTTGTGGAAAGCGAGCCAGTCGTTTGCTGTGATCGGCTGGTTTAATTTTGTCCAATTTGTTGTCAGCGGGCTTACGTTTTGGCTCGCGGGCAAATGGGTTAAGGAACATAATAAGATGAACAGTCTCCGGCTCGGCGTCGCGCTGTCCGGCTTGTTTTATTTTGTGGTGCTGCTCCTCGGCAAGTCCGCGGTGACGTATGTGGTTCCATTAGGCATGCTGATTGGACTAGGCAACGGTTTCTTTTGGCTGGCCTTCAATGTGGTCTACTTTGAAGTGACGGAACCGGGCAACCGCGACCGCTTCAACGGCTGGGCAGGGCTGCTTGGCTCGGGAGCGGGCATTATCGCGCCGTGGATTTCCGGATGGCTCATTACGGCTAACAAAGGCGAACGGGGCTACACGATTATATTTACGGTTTCGGCTGTTATCTTCGCGCTTGCGGTCGTGCTCAGCTTCTGGCTGAAGAAGCGGCAAACGGACGGGACTTACAAGTGGCTCTACGGCATCAGGCAGCTCCGCCAGTCCGGCAATCCTTGGCGATATGCAGTCCCAGCGATCATCTGCCAAGGCGTGAGGGAAGGCGTCTATATGTTTTTCGTCGGACTACTCGTTTTCCTAGCGACGAAGAACGAGGGGAAACTTGGCAACTTCTCGCTGATCACATCGATCATGGCGCTTTTCAGCTTCTGGATGATCGGAAGACTGCTGACGCCGCAGCGAAGAAGGACCGCCATGCTGATCGGCGCTTTGATGATCACGGCTGTCACGGCGGTTCTCTTCTGGCCGCTCAGCTACCGGACGCTGCTTATTTTCGGCATTGGGACAGCGCTGTTCATACCGCTTTATATAATTCCGATGACGTCAACGGTGTTTGATCTCATCGGCAGCAACGAAGAGAGCGCCAAGCAGCGCGAGGAGTTCGTTATTTTGAGGGAAGCCGGACTTACGGTCGGAAGGATGGTCGGTGTAACGGCCTATTTGATCGTGCTGCCGTACATGGAACGTTCTCCTTACGTCGTGCCGGGCTTAATGGTGGCCGTAGGCGCTTTTCCGATTCTAGGCTGGTGGCTGATGCGGCGCTTATTGGGCCATACGATTCAAAGGAATAGCAAAGCTTCGACCTGA